A single region of the Lotus japonicus ecotype B-129 chromosome 4, LjGifu_v1.2 genome encodes:
- the LOC130710226 gene encoding protein XAP5 CIRCADIAN TIMEKEEPER isoform X2 has protein sequence MANSVSSNSAPALPKFWKLPSRRKLLVLSPERSMLRRGLIFRAKLRRKRRRSFRSCSKKRRSFNCKNAKRGRLRGILDCHLLRTLPLMLKRRNRITVMWKQMDFGGVNLAKTLLLKLAFCLTGVLRILFSEREAEEQAERERLRKQWLREQEQIRNEPLEITYSYWDGTGHRRVVQVRKGDSIGEFLRAVQQQLAPEFREIRTTSVENLVYVKEDLIIPHQHSFYDLIVNKARGKSGPLFHFDVHEDVRTTADATIEKDESHAGKVVERHWYEENKHIFPASRWEIYDPARKWERYTIHGD, from the exons ATGGCCAACTCGGTCTCCTCCAATTCGGCTCCAGCACTTCCGAA ATTCTGGAAACTGCCTTCAAGAAGGAAACTGTTGGTCTTGTCACCAGAGAGGAGTATGTTGAGAAGAGGGTTAATATTCAGAGCAAAATTGaggaggaagagaaggagaagctTCAGAAGCTGCAGCAAGAAGAGGAGGAGCTTCAACTGCAAAAACGCAAAAAGAGGAAGATTAAGGGGAATTCTAGATTGTCATTTGCTGAGGACATTGCCACTGATGCTCAAGAGGAGGAACAGAATCACA GTGATGTGGAAACAAATGGACTTCGGCGGGGTAAACTTGGCAAAGACCCTACTGTTGAAACTAGCTTTCTGCCTGACAG GAGTGCTGAGGATATTATTCAGTGAGCGAGAGGCCGAGGAGCAAGCTGAGCGTGAAAGGCTGCGCAAACAGTGGCTCCGGGAGCAGGAGCAAATTCGAA ATGAGCCTCTTGAAATCACATACAGTTATTGGGATGGAACTGGCCACAGGCGTGTGGTACAG GTACGCAAGGGAGACAGCATAGGGGAGTTTCTCCGAGCAGTGCAACAGCAACTTGCTCCTGAATTCCGAGAGATTCGAACAACCTCTGTAGAAAATTTGGTTTACGTGAAAGAAGACCTTATCATCCCTCAT CAACACAGCTTCTATGATCTAATTGTGAACAAAGCCAGAGGCAAAAGTGGACCG CTTTTTCATTTTGATGTGCATGAAGATGTACGGACAACTGCAGATGCCACAATAGAGAAGGATGAG TCTCATGCTGGTAAGGTTGTAGAAAGGCATTGGTATGAAGAGAACAAGCACATATTTCCTGCTTCAAGATGGGAG ATATATGATCCAGCGAGGAAATGGGAGCGTTATACCATCCACGGGGATTAA
- the LOC130715029 gene encoding histidine--tRNA ligase, cytoplasmic: MAQGELSAVTLGSKGSSLSSSSVYAVATGRSQVRIDSSLLDRLSSTTSIKHTFSIPDFLTLEQSRAFLLVLLNKLLHCSNSPGPVIPLRISESLNSNPESFQFEELDATEDELHAITTSTACSALLAVSAIIDHQAAPLSTLADVAAAFSCEALKADVTAFNLMDSGDGHTSKEEVGVAGDVRVLLNGSKFVGKDKLTSIARVPEVHGSVRVQAKLVHSQIRVKLNSGKSELGSGEAVSTMLFGLVKALCDLGDCSFARAQSNLGCIGSDGLKSGLAEIFGNECPTDVDLNNGFNAALILVARKQYGQFACEVNKLLGLVWKILAWEALTAFAVLEAAELSERIQGVQENGEPSKVDKKKKKAVLGKGTSSILTLIKERLLSEEQKAVQSSRSLKTWVADFISILDLSKPEFDDFLLKVKDIVESNESRRLPKIPKGTRDFAKEQMTIRKKAFSIIEQVFERHGATALDTPVFELRDTLMGKYGEDSKLIYDLADQGGELCSLRYDLTVPFARFVAMNGLTSLKRYQIAKVYRRDNPSKGRYREFYQCDFDIAGPSEKMAPDFEVVRILTELLDELNIGEYEIKLNHRKLLDGMMQICGVPPEKFRTICSSIDKLDKQSFEQIRKEMVEEKGLTAETADRIGTFIIEKGPPLALLSKFKQEGSAFLENVGSVDALNDLEILFRALDKSKRIDKVVFDLSLARGLDYYTGVIFEAVFKGGAQVGSIAAGGRYDNLIGMFGSKQVPAVGVSLGIERVFAIMEQNQKDQNQLARPTKTEVLVSILGNDLTLAAELTGELWDAGVDAEFLVNKRRQKHFDYAKESRIPWMVLVGEKEIKEGIVLLKNLEANNDVSIPRGSFVEEVRKQLNP; encoded by the exons ATGGCTCAGGGTGAGCTCTCCGCCGTAACACTCGGCTCCAAGGGTTCAtccctctcttcctcctccgTCTACGCCGTCGCCACCGGCCGCTCTCAAGTGCGGATCGATTCATCTCTTCTCGACAGACTCTCCTCAACTACCTCCATCAAGCACACCTTCTCCATCCCCGATTTCCTAACCCTAGAACAGTCCAGAGCCTTCCTTCTCGTCCTTCTCAACAAGCTCCTCCACTGCTCCAACTCCCCCGGCCCCGTCATTCCCCTCCGCATCTCCGAATCCCTCAATTCGAACCCTGAAAGCTTCCAATTCGAGGAACTCGACGCCACCGAGGATGAGCTCCACGCGATTACCACCAGCACCGCGTGCTCCGCATTGCTGGCGGTTTCAGCCATTATCGACCACCAGGCCGCGCCGCTTTCAACGCTTGCCGATGTTGCGGCTGCGTTCTCCTGCGAGGCGTTGAAGGCTGATGTAACCGCCTTCAATTTGATGGATTCCGGTGACGGTCACACCTCCAAGGAGGAAGTTGGGGTCGCAGGTGATGTGAGGGTTCTGCTTAACGGGTCCAAGTTTGTCGGGAAGGATAAGCTTACATCCATTGCGAGGGTTCCGGAGGTTCATGGGTCTGTTAGGGTGCAGGCGAAACTGGTGCATTCTCAGATCAGGGTTAAGTTGAATTCGGGGAAGAGTGAGCTTGGGAGTGGGGAAGCTGTTTCCACGATGCTGTTCGGGTTGGTGAAGGCGCTCTGTGATCTGGGAGATTGTAGCTTTGCTCGTGCGCAAAGTAACTTAGGGTGCATAGGTAGTGATGGTTTGAAGTCGGGTCTTGCGGAAATATTTGGAAATGAATGCCCAACTGATGTTGATTTGAACAATGGTTTCAATGCGGCTTTAATCTTGGTCGCTCGAAAGCAGTATGGTCAGTTTGCATGTGAAGTCAATAAGCTCTTGGGGCTTGTGTGGAAGATTCTGGCATGGGAAGCTTTGACTGCATTTGCTGTACTCGAGGCTGCTGAGCTGAGTGAAAGGATCCAAGGTGTTCAGGAAAATGGAGAGCCTTCAAAAGTcgataagaagaagaagaaggctgttTTAGGGAAAGGAACTAGTTCAATTTTGACATTGATCAAGGAGAGGTTGTTGAGTGAAGAGCAGAAGGCTGTCCAGAGTTCACGGTCATTGAAGACATGGGTGGCAGATTTTATATCGATTTTGGATTTGTCAAAACCTGAATTTGATGATTTTCTATTGAAAGTAAAGGATATTGTGGAAAGCAATGAAAGCAGAAGATTGCCCAAGATTCCTAAG GGCACTCGTGATTTTGCAAAAGAACAAATGACAATTAGAAAGAAAGCATTTTCAATAATAGAACAAGTTTTTGAGAGGCATGGTGCCACAGCCTTGGATACTCCTGTTTTTGAATTGCGAGATACTCTCATGGGAAAATATGGAGAAGATTCGAAGTTGATTTATGATCTTGCTGACCAG GGTGGGGAGCTCTGTTCTCTGAGGTATGACTTGACGGTTCCATTTGCTAGGTTTGTGGCGATGAATGGTCTGACATCGTTAAAAAGGTACCAAATAGCTAAGGTCTACAGAAGGGACAATCCATCTAAGGGAAGATACCGTGAATTTTATCAATGTGACTTTGATATTGCTGGTCCATCTGAAAAAATGGCTCCAGACTTTGAGGTTGTTAGAATTTTGACTGAACTGCTTGATGAGCTGAACATTGGGGAATATGAG ATAAAGTTGAATCATAGAAAGCTATTGGATGGCATGATGCAAATATGTGGAGTACCTCCGGAAAAGTTTAGGACTATATGTTCAAGCATTGataagttagacaaacagtcTTTTGaacagataagaaaagaaatg GTGGAAGAGAAAGGATTAACTGCTGAGACAGCTGACAGAATTGGAACTTTTATTATAGAAAAAGGACCTCCTTTAGCATTATTATCTAAATTCAAACAAGAAGGCAGTGCTTTCTTGGAAAATGTTGGATCTGTTGATGCATTGAATGACCTGGAAATTTTATTTAGAGCTCTGGATAAATCAAAACGCATTGATAAAGTGGTTTTTGACTTGAGTCTTGCCAGAGGTCTTGATTATTATACCGGAGTTATATTTGAAGCTGTTTTTAAAGGGGGTGCTCAG GTTGGTTCAATTGCTGCTGGTGGCAGATATGATAATCTGATAGGGATGTTTGGTTCAAAGCAAGTTCCAGCAGTTGGTGTAAGTCTGGGAATTGAGAGAGTATTTGCAATAATGGAGCAGAATCAGAAGGATCAGAACCAG CTGGCTCGGCCAACCAAGACAGAGGTGCTAGTGAGCATATTGGGGAATGACCTAACACTAGCTGCAGAGCTAACTGGTGAACTGTGGGATGCTGGGGTGGATGCTGAATTTTTGGTGAATAAAAGAAGACAGAAGCACTTTGACTATGCAAAAGAATCAAGGATCCCTTGGATGGTACTTGTTGGTgaaaaggaaataaaagaaGGCATTGTGCTATTGAAAAACCTTGAGGCCAATAATGATGTAAGCATTCCTAGAGGAAGTTTTGTGGAGGAAGTTCGGAAACAGTTGAACCCATAA
- the LOC130710227 gene encoding nudix hydrolase 17, mitochondrial-like — translation MVCLVSRSGRELQRYNNMGGRQVVGCIPYRYKEDIDGNMSNESEVLVVSSQKGQGLMFPKGGWEIDESVEEAAIRESLEEAGVIGTVEGELGQWNFISKRYGIYYEGHMFPLFVKEQLDQWPEKNLRRRVWMTVAQAREACQHWWMKEALDILVQRLVSSQQQKKRYSIC, via the exons TGGGTGGCCGCCAAGTAGTCGG ATGTATACCTTATAGATATAAAGAAGACATAGATGGTAACATGAGCAACGAATCGGAAGTACTAGTGGTTAGTTCACAAAAAGGTCAAGGATTGATGTTTCCCAAG GGAGGATGGGAAATTGATGAATCTGTAGAAGAAGCAGCTATCAGGGAATCCCTTGAAGAAGCTGGAGTCATAGGAACCGTTGAG GGTGAATTGGGCCAATGGAATTTCATTAGCAAAAGATATGGCATATATTATGAAGGGCACATGTTCCCATTGTTTGTGAAGGAACAGCTTGATCAGTGGCCTGAGAAGAATCTTCGAAGAAGAGTGTGg ATGACAGTTGCTCAAGCTAGAGAAGCTTGTCAGCATTGGTGGATGAAAGAAGCATTGGACATTTTGGTTCAACGACTCGTTTCTTCACAACAACAGAAAAAGAGATATAGCATTTGTTGA
- the LOC130710229 gene encoding 40S ribosomal protein S15-4 — protein MADVEVDVAAAGGVPKKRTFKKFSFRGVDLDALLDMSTDELVKLFSARARRRFQRGLTRKPMALIKKLRKAKREAPAGEKPEPVRTHLRNMIIVPEMIGSIIGVYNGKTFNQVEIKPEMIGHYLAEFSISYKPVKHGRPGIGATHSSRFIPLK, from the exons ATG GCGGATGTTGAGGTTGATGTCGCGGCGGCCGGAGGTGTCCCCAAGAAGAGAACGTTCAAGAAGTTCAGCTTCAGGGGTGTCGATTTGGATGCGCTTCTCGACATGTCCACTGATGAGCTTGTCAAGCTCTTCAGTGCCCGTGCTCGCAGAAGGTTCCAGAGAGGTCTCACCAGGAAGCCCATGGCCTTGATTAAGAAGCTTCGCAAAGCG AAAAGGGAGGCACCAGCTGGTGAGAAGCCAGAACCAGTGCGCACCCACCTCAGGAACATGATTATTGTGCCAGAGATGATTGGCAGCATTATCGGGGTGTACAATGGAAAGACTTTCAACCAGGTTGAGATCAAACCTGAGATGATTGGCCATTACCTTGCTGAGTTCTCTATTTCATACAAGCCTGTTAAGCACGGTAGGCCTGGTATTGGTGCTACTCACTCTTCCAGGTTTATTCCTCTCAAGTGA
- the LOC130710226 gene encoding protein XAP5 CIRCADIAN TIMEKEEPER isoform X1, protein MSGMGDGYVGTAQDAVRIRRLEKQREAERRKIQELKTKSASSNGQLGLLQFGSSTSEILETAFKKETVGLVTREEYVEKRVNIQSKIEEEEKEKLQKLQQEEEELQLQKRKKRKIKGNSRLSFAEDIATDAQEEEQNHSDVETNGLRRGKLGKDPTVETSFLPDSEREAEEQAERERLRKQWLREQEQIRNEPLEITYSYWDGTGHRRVVQVRKGDSIGEFLRAVQQQLAPEFREIRTTSVENLVYVKEDLIIPHQHSFYDLIVNKARGKSGPLFHFDVHEDVRTTADATIEKDESHAGKVVERHWYEENKHIFPASRWEIYDPARKWERYTIHGD, encoded by the exons ATGTCGGGTATGGGAGACGGGTACGTCGGAACCGCCCAGGACGCGGTTCGGATCCGGCGGTTGGAGAAGCAGAGAGAGGCTGAGCGCCGCAAAATCCAAGAGCTCAAAACCAAGTCCGCCTCCTCCAATGGCCAACTCGGTCTCCTCCAATTCGGCTCCAGCACTTCCGAA ATTCTGGAAACTGCCTTCAAGAAGGAAACTGTTGGTCTTGTCACCAGAGAGGAGTATGTTGAGAAGAGGGTTAATATTCAGAGCAAAATTGaggaggaagagaaggagaagctTCAGAAGCTGCAGCAAGAAGAGGAGGAGCTTCAACTGCAAAAACGCAAAAAGAGGAAGATTAAGGGGAATTCTAGATTGTCATTTGCTGAGGACATTGCCACTGATGCTCAAGAGGAGGAACAGAATCACA GTGATGTGGAAACAAATGGACTTCGGCGGGGTAAACTTGGCAAAGACCCTACTGTTGAAACTAGCTTTCTGCCTGACAG TGAGCGAGAGGCCGAGGAGCAAGCTGAGCGTGAAAGGCTGCGCAAACAGTGGCTCCGGGAGCAGGAGCAAATTCGAA ATGAGCCTCTTGAAATCACATACAGTTATTGGGATGGAACTGGCCACAGGCGTGTGGTACAG GTACGCAAGGGAGACAGCATAGGGGAGTTTCTCCGAGCAGTGCAACAGCAACTTGCTCCTGAATTCCGAGAGATTCGAACAACCTCTGTAGAAAATTTGGTTTACGTGAAAGAAGACCTTATCATCCCTCAT CAACACAGCTTCTATGATCTAATTGTGAACAAAGCCAGAGGCAAAAGTGGACCG CTTTTTCATTTTGATGTGCATGAAGATGTACGGACAACTGCAGATGCCACAATAGAGAAGGATGAG TCTCATGCTGGTAAGGTTGTAGAAAGGCATTGGTATGAAGAGAACAAGCACATATTTCCTGCTTCAAGATGGGAG ATATATGATCCAGCGAGGAAATGGGAGCGTTATACCATCCACGGGGATTAA